Proteins found in one Pontibacter sp. SGAir0037 genomic segment:
- a CDS encoding cold-shock protein, with protein MNNGTVKFFNDLKGFGFIKEANSDQEYFVHVSGLVHDIHQNDEVTFDLEEGRKGLNAVNVMRA; from the coding sequence ATGAATAACGGAACAGTAAAATTCTTTAATGACCTGAAAGGGTTCGGGTTCATCAAAGAAGCAAATTCAGATCAGGAGTATTTCGTACACGTATCAGGACTGGTGCATGATATACATCAAAACGACGAAGTAACCTTTGACCTGGAAGAAGGAAGAAAAGGGCTGAACGCAGTAAATGTGATGCGTGCATAG
- a CDS encoding ScyD/ScyE family protein, translating to MTSKQISLLCLFALLLTAGCKDDDFKGIIFDPVQLHATDFANGLNSPIGMSVDDSGRLWVTEAGTGNSDGSVSVITKNGTVHQVITGFSSFTSAESPGAEGLSHLLYKEGKLYILHGFSGMLYIADVAAYKPGDPVMQASTLPSEDIGTYVRSLNLTDPINSNIYNLTFGPGGHLYIVDAGANAIIKRDRNSKVLSLFARIPNVSPTTDAVPTGIVYDGKKFLVSTLTGFPFASGAAKIFRVSQEGNVSEFKSGFTTLTDIVLTPKNNPLVTQFADFSLTTTPPGFNPVSGRVANEAGAYLIEGLNMPTDIERSGTTTYYVLSYGLGKVQKLTY from the coding sequence ATGACTTCAAAACAAATTTCTCTCCTTTGCCTGTTTGCGCTGCTGCTAACTGCTGGCTGCAAAGACGATGATTTTAAGGGAATAATCTTTGACCCTGTTCAACTACACGCAACCGACTTTGCCAACGGATTAAATTCGCCTATAGGGATGAGCGTGGATGACAGCGGGCGCTTGTGGGTAACCGAAGCCGGAACAGGAAACAGCGACGGCAGCGTATCTGTGATCACAAAAAATGGCACCGTACACCAGGTTATTACCGGCTTTAGCTCCTTCACTTCTGCTGAGAGCCCTGGTGCTGAAGGCTTAAGCCACCTGCTTTACAAAGAGGGCAAACTTTATATTCTGCATGGATTTTCTGGTATGCTTTATATTGCTGATGTTGCCGCTTATAAACCTGGCGACCCGGTGATGCAGGCAAGTACCCTGCCCAGCGAAGATATCGGCACGTACGTCAGAAGCCTGAACCTGACCGATCCGATCAACTCCAATATCTACAACCTGACCTTTGGCCCCGGCGGGCATCTTTATATAGTAGATGCTGGTGCTAATGCTATCATTAAACGCGACAGGAACAGTAAGGTGCTAAGCTTGTTTGCCAGGATTCCGAATGTTAGCCCTACAACAGATGCTGTGCCCACCGGTATTGTATATGATGGAAAAAAATTCCTGGTATCTACTTTAACCGGATTTCCTTTTGCCAGCGGTGCGGCAAAAATATTCCGGGTTAGCCAGGAAGGGAATGTCAGCGAGTTCAAAAGCGGCTTCACCACACTCACAGACATTGTATTGACACCAAAAAACAACCCTTTGGTTACGCAGTTCGCGGATTTCTCCCTCACCACAACTCCTCCGGGCTTTAATCCGGTGTCGGGGCGCGTAGCAAATGAAGCCGGCGCTTACCTGATTGAGGGCCTGAACATGCCTACAGATATAGAACGAAGCGGTACCACAACGTACTATGTGCTCAGCTATGGGCTTGGAAAAGTTCAGAAGCTAACTTATTAA
- a CDS encoding glycoside hydrolase family 43 protein has protein sequence MKPILIILLLISFTGAFAQTNKKPAPKDPAAKQQLKIEEGKDVWMMTYFRQRYPTRIEIDENGNTVEVPLPDPMQIEKMHIALSTDGRHWTPLNDNKPVWEQQMRDPYVRRGPDGLWRILATGGGMGKDREKVGPSCLYATSRDLIHWKVEGGLPLMKDARDESGALARNIWAPEWFYDAKTDEYILLWSSSFEDAGWKESRLWYCKTRDWKTFTPAKVLFAPSYSVIDGTLLEHEGTYYLYHKEEEFGARTGERRAIRVATSENLLGPYNIIEGHLNEGQIVPVITEGPTAMKDPVKPGWLLLYDYCMTNRFGASYSQDLLHWNVEENVSFPSEARHGCVSVLTAAEARALIKAYPIKPSNK, from the coding sequence ATGAAGCCTATCTTAATCATCCTACTGCTTATCTCCTTTACAGGAGCTTTTGCGCAAACCAATAAAAAACCTGCCCCCAAAGATCCAGCTGCAAAACAACAGCTCAAAATTGAAGAAGGTAAAGATGTCTGGATGATGACTTACTTCCGCCAACGATACCCTACCCGTATAGAGATCGATGAGAACGGGAACACAGTAGAGGTACCTTTGCCAGATCCTATGCAGATTGAAAAAATGCACATAGCTCTGTCCACGGATGGCCGCCATTGGACTCCCCTGAACGACAACAAGCCTGTGTGGGAGCAGCAAATGCGTGATCCTTATGTTCGACGAGGCCCTGATGGACTTTGGCGCATCCTGGCAACCGGCGGTGGAATGGGAAAAGACAGGGAGAAGGTAGGGCCAAGCTGCCTGTATGCAACTTCCCGGGACCTGATCCATTGGAAGGTTGAAGGGGGCCTGCCCTTGATGAAAGATGCACGGGATGAGTCGGGAGCCTTAGCCAGAAATATATGGGCACCCGAATGGTTCTACGACGCTAAAACAGACGAGTACATCCTGCTCTGGTCTTCTTCATTTGAGGATGCGGGTTGGAAAGAAAGCAGGCTCTGGTACTGCAAAACCCGGGACTGGAAAACATTTACACCTGCGAAGGTACTTTTTGCTCCCTCCTACTCCGTGATAGACGGAACATTGCTGGAGCATGAGGGTACGTATTACCTGTATCACAAAGAAGAAGAATTTGGTGCCAGGACTGGTGAAAGAAGAGCCATCCGTGTGGCTACATCCGAAAATCTTTTGGGGCCATACAATATTATAGAAGGACATTTAAACGAAGGGCAGATTGTCCCTGTGATTACGGAAGGGCCAACAGCCATGAAAGACCCGGTTAAACCTGGCTGGTTACTGCTGTACGACTATTGCATGACGAACCGCTTTGGTGCTTCTTATTCGCAAGACCTCCTTCACTGGAACGTTGAAGAAAATGTTAGTTTTCCTTCTGAGGCCCGACACGGCTGTGTTTCGGTTTTAACTGCTGCGGAAGCCAGGGCACTGATAAAAGCTTATCCGATTAAGCCATCAAATAAATAA